In Amycolatopsis sp. FBCC-B4732, the genomic stretch AGGACGGCTCGTGCGCGGACGGTGACGTTCGTCGTCACACCGTCACACGCGCCGGTTTTTGTCGCATGTGGCCCGCCGCACCGGCCACCCGCACGTGCCGAGGATCACATGAGCCCTCCCACGGGGTCCGGTTCGACAGAAGTCCGCCGCGGCGGCAAATTCCCGAGGCGGTTCCGGCGGCCCCTCCCGGCGGGGGCGCGAACCGCTCTACCGAACAGATACGGCCGGCCCGAACGGACCGTTCACTCCGGTTCGGCCGGGCCGCGCGCGGCCCGGAAAGCCGAGCCGACCTGGGGACGGGTGAAACGCCGAAAGCCCCGGACGGATTTGTCCGGGGCTTTCGGCGTCGAGCTTCGGTGGGCGATACTGGGATCGAACCAGTGACCTCTTCGGTGTGAACGAAGCGCTCTCCCCCTGAGCTAATCGCCCGCTCGCGGTGGTACCGGAACTTTAGCGTACGACTTCCGGGCGCCTGCAAACGGGTGGTCCTCGCCGACCACACTCCGCTTACCGGCGAGTACGGAACGAACAACCCCGAGCTAGCCGGGGTTGTCGCGGCCGGGGGCCGCCCGACGCCACGTTCGACATCCGTGCGACGGTGCTATCGCCCGGCGACTAAACCGCGCAGTATGGAGGCGTGGGCCCCCGCGGGGTGCGCGGTCACACGCGCGCCGTGGGGTGGTCACGGACGGCAGACGGCGGCTCATGGGCCCGGACGGGTGATCTGCGGCGCACCCGCGACGGAAACGGCCTCCCGAAGCGTCCCACTTGGTGACGCCCTCGGCCGGGCCGGGCCGGGAAGGGAGACGAAGGGTAGGACGATGCGCAACGATCACGTGACGCTCCGCTCGACGGCGGTCTTCGACCTGCTGGCGCCGCGGACCCCCGCGGTTCCGGTGAAGGTGGAGCTGCGCTACGACACACGCGACCCGTACGCGGTCGTCGCCGCCTTCCGCACCGGCCGCGCCGGCTGGGTCGAATGGGTGTACGCACGCGACCTCCTCGCGGACGGCCTCCTGGCCGACGCGGGTGACGGGGACGTCCGCATCCGCCCGTCCGTCGAGGACCCCGAGTCCGTGCTGATCGAGCTGAACTCGCCCTCCGGGCACGCCATGTTCGAGGCGTCCGCCCAGGAGCTGGCCGACTTCCTCGACCGCACGTACGACGTGGTCCTCCCGGGCAACGAGCACCTGTGGGTCGACGTCGACGACGCGCTCACCCACCTCATCCCCCACGATCTGGCCTGATGACGGGCTTGCAACGGCGGAGTGACACCCCGGTGTCGCCGCCGTTTTCGGGGTCCGATATGGTTTTCCCACACCACGGCGACGGGGGCACAGACTTCCGGAGCTGCGGAATGCGGATGTAGCGCAGCTGGTAGCGCATCACCTTGCCAAGGTGAGGGTCGCGGGTTCGAATCCCGTCATCCGCTCGGTAGGCTCTCGAGCCTGTCACGGTGGAGTGGCCGAGAGGCGAGGCAACGGCCTGCAAAGCCGTGTACACGGGTTCGAATCCCGTCTCCACCTCGCGCGATTAGCTCAGCGGGAGAGCGCTTCCCTGACACGGAAGAGGTCACTGGTTCAATCCCAGTATCGCGCACCACCTGATTTCGCAGGACTGAAGCCCTGTTCCTCCTCGGAGGGGCAGGGCTTCAGTCGTCAGATGGCGATGACACCCCCACCGGCACGGCATGCCCAGACCGTAGGTGCGGGAACCACGACACCAGCTTCGTGGAAGGTCAGGATCGGCGGGCGCCGCTTCCCGCCCCGGCGTCGAGCTCGACACCGTCCCACGCCGGCCGCCAGAACCGGATCCGGAAGTTCGACCGGCGCCACGGATGCCCCTCCCGGCGTACACAACACGAACGGCTCCCGGTGGCTGTCCATCAGCTCCTCGTAGAGCACCGCGATCCCCGACGGAAGGGCGACGAACCGAGTCCCTGCAGGGGTTTTCGTCCGCTCCTTCTTCGGCCGGGTGTTGCCGCGCCTCGTCGGCGGTCGCTTTTGGCCGTCCGGGTGGTGATCATCGCACTTCCGGCCTCCTTTGTAGACCTTTCCGCCGATCTCCTTCAGCGGCGTTCGGATCCTTCTCGGAGTCGTACTCGTGCCCCTGCCGCCCGATAAGTTCACCCCATCGGGCGCCGCCCGTTCGGCGAACTCGTCGTGCAGCTCCGAGAGCCACCGCTCGATCTCGACGTAGCCGCTGAAGCGACCTCCTCGCGCCGCACCGCGCGACTGGCCTCCAACGCCTCGAGCGCCCGCAGCAGAGCCGATTCGTGGTATTGATACGGCCCGGCCGGCTCACCGAGGAAGCTCGACGTCGCCCAGTAGAACGCGACCCGCCGGCCGTGCGCCAGCCGCCCATCACCCACCCTGCGCGCCCGGTCGCTCGACCCCATCGGCAGACAGCACCGGTCCGCACCCGTTGTACCTTGTCGACGAGCCGTCAACGCCGATGGAGACCCCTTTGGCCGCGTGGCTAGGAGGCAGTGTGCTGGAAGCGCTGGGCATGACTCCCGACGAAGAACGGGTCTACCGCGTGGTCGTCGGCGGGTACCGGACCGCGCCCGACGAGATCGCCGGCAAGCTCGGCGTGGACCGCGGCGAGGTGGAGCCGATCCTGGAGGTCCTGCTGGCGAAGGGGCTCGTCAACCGGGCCGACGGGTACTACGTGTCCGCCCCGCCGGACGTCTCGCTCGGCCCGCTGCTGGTGCACGGCCAGGAGAAGCTGGAGGCCGCCAGGGCCGCGGTGACCCAGCTCGCCGAGGAGTACCGCGGCAGCGCGCGGCGGCGGGACTCCGCGCAGCTCGTCGAGGTCATCACCGGGGTGGACGCGATCCGGCGGCAGGCGCTGGCCATCCAGCGCGGCGCCCGCGAAGAGTCGCTGTGGTTCTGCCTGGAGGGCAACGTCGCGATGGCGGCGTCGGAGAACGTCGAGGAGGCGCTGGCCCAGGCCCGCGGCGTGCAGTACCGCGTGATCTACGAGACCGGCCTGCTCGAGGAACCCGGCCGGATCGTCAACGTCCTGGAGGGCATCGAGGGCGGCGAGATCGCCCGCTCGATCTCGAAGCTGCCGGTGCGCCTGGCCATCTCCGACCGCCGGGTGGCGCTGTGCCCGCTGGTCAGCCACGACAGCACGGGCGAGCCCACCGCCGCGCTCGTCCGGGAAAGCAGCCTGCTGTCCGCGCTGGTCGCGTTGTTCGAGGTCTACTGGGAACGCGCGTCGCCGCTGCGGATCGGCGACACCGCGCCCACGAGCCACCTCGACCCCGACGAGCGGCGGCTGCTGTCCCTGCTCATCGGCGGCGTCAGCGACAAGTCGATCGCGACCCAGCTCGACGTCAGCTACCGGACCGTCCAGCGGCGCCTGCAGGACCTCATGCGCCGGGTCAACGCCCGCACCCGGATGCAGCTGGCCTGGCAGGCCAGCAAGCTCGGCTGGCTGGACG encodes the following:
- a CDS encoding SsgA family sporulation/cell division regulator, with amino-acid sequence MRNDHVTLRSTAVFDLLAPRTPAVPVKVELRYDTRDPYAVVAAFRTGRAGWVEWVYARDLLADGLLADAGDGDVRIRPSVEDPESVLIELNSPSGHAMFEASAQELADFLDRTYDVVLPGNEHLWVDVDDALTHLIPHDLA
- a CDS encoding LuxR family transcriptional regulator, whose product is MLEALGMTPDEERVYRVVVGGYRTAPDEIAGKLGVDRGEVEPILEVLLAKGLVNRADGYYVSAPPDVSLGPLLVHGQEKLEAARAAVTQLAEEYRGSARRRDSAQLVEVITGVDAIRRQALAIQRGAREESLWFCLEGNVAMAASENVEEALAQARGVQYRVIYETGLLEEPGRIVNVLEGIEGGEIARSISKLPVRLAISDRRVALCPLVSHDSTGEPTAALVRESSLLSALVALFEVYWERASPLRIGDTAPTSHLDPDERRLLSLLIGGVSDKSIATQLDVSYRTVQRRLQDLMRRVNARTRMQLAWQASKLGWLDEPSPGHLLPRDGGRHPEPLSDAISS